The Skermanella rosea sequence CTATGTCGGCTACGACCTGATGATGATCGTCCTGGCCGTGGTCTGCGGCCTGGGCGTCTGGTTCGGCCTGAACCGAACGGTGACCGGCAAGATCGTGCTGGCCGTGATCCACAACGAGGAAGTCAGCGCCAGCATGGGGGTGAACGTCAACCGCGTCTATGTCGCGGCCTTCACCGTCGGCGTCTTCCTGGCGGCGCTGGGCGGAGCCTTCACGGCGCCGATGATCTCGGTCCAGCCGGGGCTCAGCGTGGGCGTGATCATCCTGAGCTTCGCCGTCGTGATCATCGGCGGGCTGGGCAGCATCGAGGGGGCGGCGATCGGCGCCGTGGTGGTCGGCCTCGCCCGCGCGGCAGCGGTCCACCTGATGCCCGACGCGGAGCTTTTCAGCATCTACATCGTCATGGCGGCTGTCCTGATCTTCCGACCGGAAGGCCTGTTCCAGCGCGTCTCCGCCCGCAAGATCTGACCGGCGGGAGCCCCTTTCCGATATGAGTGACATGACGCGCCGACCCTTTCTTCCGGCAGCCCTGGCAACATCCGCGACCGTCGCGGCGCTGCTCGCGGCCGGACTTCTCATGCCGCGCTGGCTCCTTTTCCTGGGGACCATCGCCGCCTCCTACGGCATCGTGACGCTCGGCATCGTGCTGCTGATGCGGAGCGGCGTCGTGTCGTTCGGCCAGGGACTGGTCTATGCGGCCGGCGGCTATGTCGCCGGCCTCGCCCATACCCGGCTCGGCATCACCGACGCCGTCCTGCTGATGCTGGTCGGCGGAACGGCGGCGGCGCTGGCCGGCGCCGTGGTCGGGCCGCTGCTCGCCCGCTACCGGGGCATCTTCTTCTCCATGCTGACCCTGGCGCTCTCCATGGTGCTCTACGGCGCCCTGGTGAAGTCGCCCGCGATCGGCGGATCGGACGGCTTCAATGTCGGGCGGCCGACGATGCTGGGCTGGACGCCGCCGGACGCCTATGCGGACTATTCCATCTACGCGCTGGCGATGGTCGTGACCGGCATCTTGGCCTTCCTCGCCACGGTCTATTTCCGCTCGGCCCGGGGGCTGGTGTCGCTGGCGATCCGCGACAACGACCTGCGGGTGGAATATCTGGGCGCGTCCGTCCAGGCGGCCATCGCGGTCAACTTCACCCTGGCCGCGGCGCTGGGCGGGATCGGCGGCGCGTTGACGGTGATGGCGCTCGGCCACATCGATCCGAACTTCGCCTATTGGACCACGTCGGGCGAGTTCGTCTTCGTGGCGATCCTGAGCGGTCACCATGGGGTGGTCGCGGTGTTCATCGCCTCCGTCCTGCTGGAACTGGTCCGGTCCTTTTCCAGCCTGTACTTCCCGCACATGTGGCAGTTCTCCCTGGGCCTTTTCCTGCTGCTGGTGATCCTGTTCCTGCCGCGCGGCATCGGCTCGCTGTGGTCCAAGCGGGCCGCGACGGCGGGACGGAGCCGCGCGCCTGCCGTCCGGTCCGCCCGCGGGGAGGCCGTGCCATGACCTCGGTCCTGTCCGCCCATGATCTGGGCAAAAGCTTCGGTGCCGTCGTGGCCGCGTCGGGACT is a genomic window containing:
- a CDS encoding branched-chain amino acid ABC transporter permease; its protein translation is MDLALTILLDGLIYASWLFIVALGLTLVFGVLKILNIAHGSLYAIGAYAAASFVAFFASLGLAPEWSLVAMLLAAVAVAVVVGPLLERGLLRLFYGRDEVLLVLVTYALFLMLEDVTKLIWGVNPYYVSEPYTLFGDVEFGSLFYVGYDLMMIVLAVVCGLGVWFGLNRTVTGKIVLAVIHNEEVSASMGVNVNRVYVAAFTVGVFLAALGGAFTAPMISVQPGLSVGVIILSFAVVIIGGLGSIEGAAIGAVVVGLARAAAVHLMPDAELFSIYIVMAAVLIFRPEGLFQRVSARKI
- a CDS encoding branched-chain amino acid ABC transporter permease, producing MTRRPFLPAALATSATVAALLAAGLLMPRWLLFLGTIAASYGIVTLGIVLLMRSGVVSFGQGLVYAAGGYVAGLAHTRLGITDAVLLMLVGGTAAALAGAVVGPLLARYRGIFFSMLTLALSMVLYGALVKSPAIGGSDGFNVGRPTMLGWTPPDAYADYSIYALAMVVTGILAFLATVYFRSARGLVSLAIRDNDLRVEYLGASVQAAIAVNFTLAAALGGIGGALTVMALGHIDPNFAYWTTSGEFVFVAILSGHHGVVAVFIASVLLELVRSFSSLYFPHMWQFSLGLFLLLVILFLPRGIGSLWSKRAATAGRSRAPAVRSARGEAVP